In Aquipuribacter hungaricus, the sequence GGTCCGGCCGGGGTCTGGGAGGTCGTCGCGTCGGTGGTCACGGTCGGCCATGCAAGCACGGGCGCGGCGGCGACGCCCGTGCGCGCGCCCGGGACGGCGTGCCGCTCAGACGAAGGTGTGCTTGCTGTGGTGCCAGCCCGCGCCGCCCCGCCGGCGCACGTCGGAGGCCGCGGTGTCGGCCGCGGCGACGAGCTCCTCGCCGACGGCGGGCGCGTGCTCGGTGCCGGAGCAGGGACGGGCCGCCGAGCCCACGCTGGCGGTGACCCGGCCCCGCGCGGTGCCGGGGGCGGGCACGTCGACGCAGGCGCACACCCGGGCCGCCACACGGGAGATCTCCAGCTCGTGGACGTCCTCGCAGACGAGCAGGAACGCGTCCTCCCCCACCCGGGCCAGGGTGTCGCCGAGGCGGATGGTGCGCCGCAGCCGGGTGCTCACCTCGACCAGGACCGAGTCGCCGGCGGCGGGCCCGTGCTGGGCGACGAGGTCCTCCAGGCCGTCCAGGACGATCCACACCACGCCCACCGACCGCCCGGTGCGCGTCGAGCGCTCCAGGGCGTTGACCAGCCGGTCGACGGCCAGGTCGGTGGGGCGCAGGCCGGTCAGCCCGTCGTCGGCGGGGACGCCGTGCCCGGCCCCCGGGGCCGCGACGGCCCGCTCGGCCTCGACGTGCACGACCAGGGTGGCGGGGTCGGTGCCGGGGGTGCCGTCGGCGCCGACCGCGGACGCCGTCAGCCGGACCGCGACGGTCGAGCCGTCGCCGGAGGCGTAGCCGGCGGGCCCGTGCCAGGCCTCGCGCCGGCCGGTGGCGACCTCGCGCAGGCCGTCGAGGACGTCGTCGCGCCCGGGCCCGACGAGCAGGTCCTCGTGGCGCCGGTGCGCCAGCGCGCCCCTGGCCTGGCCGAGAAGGCGCAGCGCGGCGTCGTTGACGGTCTGCCAGGACCCGTCCGGCGCCAGCACGAGGACACCGGTCGGGGACTGCTCGAGGACCCGGCGGAGGGTCTGACCGGCCAGGTCGACGTGCTGCTCGTCGCGGGCCAGGTCGTCGGCGGGGCGGGTGACCGAGCGCAGCTCGACGAGGCGGCCGGTGCCGGGGTCCAGGTGCCCGGACAGCACGGACTCCACGAGCCGGTGCGCGCCGTCGGCGCCCTGCACCCGGTAGCGGACGGTCGCCGTGTCCCCCGCCGCGGCGGCGGCGTGCGCGGCGTCCACCCGGCCGCTGTCGGCGCGGTGGACGAGGTCGTGCAGCGGGCGGCCCACGAGGTCGGCGGGCGCGTGCCCGAGGTCGTCGGAAGCCCGGTCGGAGACCCAGGTCCAGGTCCCGTCGGCGGCGTGCAGGCCGACGGTCTCGCGGGCGAGCGCGGCGACCGTGGCCAGCCTCCCCTCGACCTCGGCGAGCGCGGCCCCGGCGACGACGGCGTCGTGCTCGTCGGCCAGCACGACGTGCGCCTCGGACAGGTTCGCGTCGGTCCAGCGCATCCCCAGGCGGGTCCAGCGGCGCTCCCCGCCCCGGCGGCGCACCCGCACCCGCATCACGGCGACCTCGCCGAAGGGCAGGCCGTCCAGGCGTGCCTTGACGGCG encodes:
- a CDS encoding sensor domain-containing diguanylate cyclase, giving the protein MTDTSLVPAARPRPEGTPGLTGAAHAPGTTAPAAAMVAALGQGVLLHDSVGRVTAADETAAGALRVGVHEVIGRTWHDPSWTLVRQDGRPLAGHEHPVMQVLSDGRPRHGTLVGLQEADGLRWLRFDVVMLAGTGPTVVGALVGDVTSQVHAGFALAVESVRSRRLLAPERDVLLRVSRWGRVVGASEACEDVLGRPVDDVVGCSVVELVSPADRPAVKARLDGLPFGEVAVMRVRVRRRGGERRWTRLGMRWTDANLSEAHVVLADEHDAVVAGAALAEVEGRLATVAALARETVGLHAADGTWTWVSDRASDDLGHAPADLVGRPLHDLVHRADSGRVDAAHAAAAAGDTATVRYRVQGADGAHRLVESVLSGHLDPGTGRLVELRSVTRPADDLARDEQHVDLAGQTLRRVLEQSPTGVLVLAPDGSWQTVNDAALRLLGQARGALAHRRHEDLLVGPGRDDVLDGLREVATGRREAWHGPAGYASGDGSTVAVRLTASAVGADGTPGTDPATLVVHVEAERAVAAPGAGHGVPADDGLTGLRPTDLAVDRLVNALERSTRTGRSVGVVWIVLDGLEDLVAQHGPAAGDSVLVEVSTRLRRTIRLGDTLARVGEDAFLLVCEDVHELEISRVAARVCACVDVPAPGTARGRVTASVGSAARPCSGTEHAPAVGEELVAAADTAASDVRRRGGAGWHHSKHTFV